From Paenibacillus graminis, a single genomic window includes:
- the moaA gene encoding GTP 3',8-cyclase MoaA, which translates to MSDAHALADSFGRIHNYVRISVTERCNLSCEYCRPDQAGAASSPEPLSFDEIASVVAVLADMGVTKVRLTGGEPLVRPRLEELVARLHAVSGIERIGLTTNGMLLAAKARVLREAGLTDVNISLDSLQPERFARITGGGDVGKVLHAIGSSLDAGFQRVKVNMVVMQGVNDDEIESFLQLTLKYPLDIRFIEYMPIGRGTKGWQTGYMPLGGILERCTKAGWAFEPVSSADPGHGAALGHGLTMDTSDSGPARYYRIEGAAGQFGLIDPVSKHFCMTCNRLRITASGHIKPCLYWNDEWNVRPFIGKSEQLKQLFLRSLEHKPGRHEMPDGLTESGSPRPLQENTVRQMSQIGG; encoded by the coding sequence TTGTCTGATGCCCATGCTTTGGCTGATTCCTTTGGCCGTATACACAATTATGTACGCATCTCCGTAACCGAACGCTGCAATCTGTCCTGTGAGTATTGCAGACCGGACCAAGCGGGCGCAGCTTCTTCACCCGAGCCGTTGTCCTTTGATGAAATTGCCTCGGTGGTGGCCGTGCTTGCAGATATGGGTGTAACCAAGGTGCGGCTTACCGGCGGTGAACCGCTGGTGCGACCGCGGTTAGAGGAGCTGGTAGCCCGTCTGCATGCGGTAAGCGGGATTGAACGCATAGGTCTTACAACGAATGGAATGCTGCTGGCTGCCAAAGCCAGGGTGCTGCGTGAAGCCGGACTGACCGATGTCAATATCAGTCTGGACTCCCTCCAGCCGGAACGCTTCGCCAGGATTACCGGAGGAGGAGATGTCGGGAAGGTGCTTCACGCCATTGGCAGCAGCTTGGATGCAGGTTTCCAGCGGGTGAAGGTGAATATGGTTGTCATGCAAGGGGTGAACGACGATGAAATTGAATCCTTTCTGCAGTTGACCCTGAAATATCCCCTGGATATCCGGTTCATTGAATATATGCCGATCGGCCGGGGAACGAAGGGCTGGCAAACAGGATATATGCCGCTTGGCGGAATACTGGAGCGCTGCACCAAGGCGGGCTGGGCTTTTGAGCCGGTCAGCTCTGCTGATCCTGGTCATGGGGCGGCGCTCGGTCACGGCTTAACTATGGACACATCAGATTCGGGGCCGGCCCGGTATTACCGCATTGAGGGAGCAGCGGGACAATTCGGGCTGATCGACCCGGTCAGCAAGCATTTCTGCATGACCTGCAACCGGCTGCGCATCACGGCCAGCGGACATATCAAGCCCTGCCTGTACTGGAATGACGAATGGAATGTAAGGCCGTTTATCGGGAAGTCTGAACAGCTGAAGCAATTGTTCCTGCGGTCGCTGGAGCACAAGCCCGGGCGGCATGAAATGCCGGACGGGCTTACGGAGAGTGGTTCCCCCCGTCCGCTGCAGGAGAATACCGTCCGCCAGATGTCACAGATTGGCGGGTGA
- a CDS encoding 4Fe-4S dicluster domain-containing protein, which translates to MNSFVIADPGLCIGCHTCEVACVSAHSADNMFLQQEENPDFYPRLRVMETEQVTAPVQCRQCEDAPCANVCPNGSITNLGSSISINQDTCIGCKTCMLVCPFGAIAMVPEFRGGQKQLQPGLRSNATGVLARKERLVASKCDLCEESGSGPACVQICPTHALQLVVPDDVSMDTAAKRAASAQTLQQFGGLIRF; encoded by the coding sequence ATGAACAGTTTTGTCATCGCCGATCCGGGTCTGTGCATTGGCTGCCATACCTGTGAGGTGGCTTGCGTGTCCGCTCATTCCGCGGATAATATGTTCCTGCAGCAGGAAGAGAATCCGGACTTTTATCCCCGGCTGAGGGTCATGGAGACCGAACAGGTGACTGCCCCTGTGCAGTGCCGCCAGTGCGAGGATGCTCCTTGCGCCAATGTATGTCCCAATGGCTCGATAACCAATCTAGGCAGCAGTATCTCGATTAACCAGGATACCTGTATCGGCTGCAAGACCTGTATGCTGGTTTGCCCATTTGGAGCGATTGCTATGGTTCCCGAGTTCCGGGGCGGGCAGAAGCAATTACAGCCAGGACTGCGTTCGAACGCAACCGGTGTATTGGCGCGTAAAGAGCGGCTGGTTGCCAGCAAATGCGATTTGTGTGAAGAAAGCGGGAGCGGTCCGGCATGCGTACAGATTTGTCCCACGCATGCGCTTCAGCTTGTGGTTCCCGATGATGTATCAATGGACACCGCCGCCAAAAGGGCGGCCAGTGCACAGACACTTCAGCAGTTCGGCGGACTTATCCGGTTCTGA
- a CDS encoding [FeFe] hydrogenase, group A, with translation MRSSEPIIHIDPELCTGCRRCAAVCPVDAIIGEPGRPQEVDAHRCVICGQCVQICTAYAPDHLEPADGLKAKRLQRGQLPSVREPLFAAYSTGQALGVKRALADSALYKVVQCAPAIRVSLAEEFGLPLGTLTPGKMAAALRRLKFDRIYDTNFGADVTIMEEGTELIGRVMSGERLPMFTSCCPAWVKHAETAAPELLDHLSSCKSPMQMVGALVKTYGAKQDGVDPAKIYSVAVMPCTCKEFECSREEMEVDGLREVDVVITTRELAHLIKDAGIDFMNLPDESFDSPLGLYSGAGSIFGVTGGVMEAAIRTGYELVTHETIPNLQLDFVRGEEGLRTATVQLGELELKVAVVAGLKYVSAILNQVKAGQCPYHFIEVMGCPEGCVSGGGQPKLLLETMRKSAYQARKSSVYRHDSHQQVRKSHENPAIIKLYKDFLGEPLGHVPHHLLHTTYQSREKAVSPISAGREGGRI, from the coding sequence ATGCGTTCTAGCGAGCCTATCATTCATATTGATCCGGAGCTGTGCACCGGCTGCCGCCGCTGCGCAGCGGTCTGTCCGGTGGATGCCATCATCGGCGAACCGGGCCGGCCCCAGGAAGTGGATGCGCACCGCTGCGTAATCTGCGGACAGTGCGTGCAGATATGCACCGCTTATGCCCCGGACCATCTGGAGCCTGCGGATGGCCTGAAGGCCAAGCGGCTGCAGAGGGGACAGCTGCCAAGTGTGCGGGAGCCGTTGTTCGCGGCCTATTCCACCGGCCAAGCGCTTGGAGTCAAACGTGCGCTGGCAGATTCGGCGCTTTATAAGGTGGTGCAATGCGCACCGGCCATCAGAGTCTCGCTGGCCGAGGAATTCGGCCTGCCTCTGGGCACATTGACCCCGGGCAAGATGGCTGCCGCCCTGCGGCGGCTGAAGTTTGACCGGATCTATGATACCAACTTCGGTGCGGATGTTACGATTATGGAGGAAGGGACGGAGCTGATCGGAAGGGTGATGTCGGGTGAGCGCCTGCCCATGTTCACCTCCTGCTGCCCGGCCTGGGTCAAGCATGCAGAGACAGCTGCGCCGGAGCTGCTTGACCATCTGTCCAGCTGCAAGTCGCCGATGCAAATGGTTGGTGCGCTCGTCAAAACCTATGGCGCCAAGCAGGACGGGGTGGACCCGGCGAAGATTTACAGTGTGGCGGTCATGCCCTGCACCTGCAAGGAGTTTGAGTGCAGCCGTGAAGAGATGGAGGTTGACGGTCTCCGGGAAGTCGATGTAGTCATCACCACCCGGGAGCTGGCCCACCTGATTAAAGATGCAGGCATAGACTTTATGAACCTGCCGGATGAGTCGTTTGATTCACCGCTGGGCTTATATTCCGGGGCGGGATCGATCTTCGGGGTTACGGGCGGGGTGATGGAAGCGGCCATCCGCACCGGGTATGAACTGGTGACGCATGAGACGATCCCGAACCTCCAGCTGGATTTTGTCCGAGGCGAAGAAGGGCTCCGCACGGCAACGGTGCAGCTGGGCGAGCTGGAACTGAAGGTAGCTGTCGTCGCCGGGCTTAAATATGTGTCTGCGATTCTGAATCAGGTGAAGGCAGGCCAGTGTCCTTATCATTTTATTGAAGTTATGGGCTGTCCTGAAGGCTGTGTCAGCGGAGGCGGACAACCCAAGCTGCTGCTGGAGACCATGCGCAAGAGTGCCTATCAGGCCAGAAAAAGCTCAGTCTACCGCCATGATTCCCATCAGCAGGTACGAAAATCACATGAGAATCCGGCCATTATCAAGCTATATAAAGATTTCCTGGGGGAGCCGCTGGGCCATGTACCCCATCATCTGCTCCATACGACGTATCAATCCAGGGAGAAAGCCGTCTCCCCAATAAGCGCTGGACGTGAAGGAGGAAGAATATGA
- a CDS encoding 4Fe-4S dicluster domain-containing protein has product MNHASSNSLVIAEAAKCIGCKACELACFAVHNRDNGVGTAVGTVTMPVLPRLYVIRTDSFTMPVQCRQCENAPCAGACPVQAIRQQDGVIAIDAEACIGCKACALACPFGAISLYKAYSGGAELPQPLLQERRDSKLQRKTRITAYKCDLCRNTEIPGGSAAGGDAGGRGASAAAAQDRNPYPACVAVCPEKALQLVEVGTGSSRSLNREGVIF; this is encoded by the coding sequence ATGAACCATGCCTCTTCCAATTCGCTGGTTATTGCTGAAGCCGCCAAATGCATCGGCTGCAAGGCCTGTGAGCTGGCCTGCTTCGCGGTGCATAACCGTGATAACGGTGTGGGCACTGCAGTCGGCACTGTCACGATGCCGGTACTTCCCCGGTTGTATGTTATCCGCACCGACAGCTTCACGATGCCGGTTCAATGCCGGCAATGCGAGAACGCCCCTTGTGCGGGAGCCTGTCCGGTTCAGGCGATCCGTCAGCAGGACGGGGTCATTGCCATTGACGCGGAAGCCTGCATCGGCTGCAAGGCTTGTGCACTGGCCTGCCCGTTCGGGGCGATCAGCCTGTACAAAGCGTACAGCGGCGGAGCGGAGCTGCCGCAGCCGCTGCTGCAGGAACGCCGGGACAGCAAGCTGCAGCGCAAAACCCGGATCACGGCCTACAAATGTGATCTGTGCAGGAATACGGAAATCCCCGGAGGCTCTGCTGCCGGGGGGGATGCCGGCGGCAGGGGGGCTTCAGCCGCTGCGGCTCAAGACCGTAATCCCTACCCCGCTTGTGTTGCCGTCTGCCCGGAAAAGGCGCTGCAGCTGGTTGAGGTGGGGACGGGCAGCTCCCGCAGCTTGAACAGAGAAGGGGTGATATTCTAA
- the fdhF gene encoding formate dehydrogenase subunit alpha → MENKILTVCPYCGSGCQLYLLVENGQVVGAEPADGRTNEGNLCLKGHYGWDFLNDPQLLTSRLRKPMIRKEGVLQEVSWEEAIGFTAEKLTAIKEKYGPDAIMGTGSARGPGNEANYVMQKFMRAAIGTNNIDHCARVCHGPSVAGLTYSLGDGAMSNSIPEIEDTDLLLIFGYNAAVTHPIVARRIVKAKQKGATLIVADPRKTESARIADTWLPLKGGTNMALVNAFGHVLVTEELYDKDYVSNFVQGFDEYKANVEKYTPEYAESITGVRAADIRKVMRQYAKSDKAMILYGMGVCQFAQAVDVVKGLASLALLTGHFGRESVGIGPVRGQNNVQGSCDMGALPNVFPGYQSVEDAKIRKKFEKAWGTTLPDKTGYRLTEVPHLILKENKIKAYYIFGEDPVQSDPNAAELREALDQLELVIVQDIFMNKTALHADVILPATSWGEHDGVYSSADRGFQRIRKAIDPPGKVKPDWQIISEVSTAMGYPMAYKNSEEIWDEMRKLCPSFAGASYSKMEALGGVQWPCPSEDHPGTPYLYEGNRFTTPSGKGQLFACEWRAPLEQPDADYPLTLSTVREVGHYSVRTMTGNCRALSQLSDEPGNIQISLEDAAEHGIADGQLVQVYSRRGQIMARAQVSGRIKKGATYMTYHFWIGACNELTVDYLDPVSKTPEFKYCAIRLEAISDQAQAEASIRKQYAELRKQMLVGAVPE, encoded by the coding sequence TTGGAAAATAAAATATTAACTGTATGCCCTTATTGCGGCAGCGGCTGCCAGCTGTATTTACTAGTCGAGAATGGACAGGTCGTGGGCGCAGAGCCTGCAGATGGCCGGACGAACGAGGGAAATCTTTGTCTGAAAGGCCATTACGGCTGGGATTTCCTGAATGATCCGCAGCTGCTGACCTCCCGCCTCCGCAAGCCTATGATCCGCAAGGAAGGCGTGCTTCAAGAGGTGTCGTGGGAAGAGGCGATAGGATTTACTGCCGAGAAGCTTACCGCGATCAAGGAAAAATACGGACCGGATGCGATTATGGGCACAGGATCGGCCAGAGGACCGGGCAATGAGGCCAATTATGTCATGCAAAAGTTCATGCGGGCGGCCATCGGAACGAATAATATCGACCATTGTGCGAGGGTCTGCCATGGTCCTTCTGTTGCGGGACTGACGTATTCGCTGGGAGACGGGGCGATGTCCAATTCGATTCCGGAAATTGAAGACACCGATCTGCTGCTGATTTTTGGCTATAATGCAGCCGTTACCCACCCGATTGTGGCCAGAAGAATTGTAAAAGCGAAACAGAAGGGGGCCACGCTGATTGTTGCCGACCCCCGGAAGACCGAATCGGCACGGATTGCCGACACCTGGCTGCCCCTGAAGGGCGGGACGAACATGGCCCTGGTGAACGCTTTTGGCCATGTGCTTGTTACAGAGGAGCTGTATGACAAGGATTATGTCTCCAATTTTGTTCAGGGCTTCGATGAATACAAGGCGAATGTGGAGAAGTATACACCTGAATATGCAGAGAGTATAACCGGTGTGCGGGCGGCAGATATCCGTAAGGTGATGCGCCAATATGCCAAATCCGACAAAGCGATGATTCTCTACGGTATGGGAGTATGCCAGTTTGCCCAGGCCGTGGATGTGGTCAAGGGATTGGCTTCGCTTGCGCTTCTGACCGGACATTTCGGCAGAGAAAGTGTCGGGATTGGTCCGGTACGCGGTCAAAATAATGTGCAGGGCTCCTGCGACATGGGCGCGCTGCCTAATGTCTTTCCTGGCTACCAGTCTGTGGAGGATGCCAAAATCCGCAAGAAATTCGAGAAGGCCTGGGGCACAACCCTTCCGGATAAGACAGGTTACCGGCTGACAGAGGTGCCGCATCTCATCCTGAAGGAGAACAAAATCAAGGCTTACTATATCTTCGGTGAAGATCCGGTGCAGAGCGACCCGAATGCCGCCGAGCTGCGGGAGGCGCTGGATCAGCTGGAGCTGGTGATTGTCCAGGATATCTTCATGAACAAAACAGCGCTGCACGCCGATGTGATTCTGCCTGCAACCTCCTGGGGCGAGCATGACGGCGTCTATTCTTCGGCCGACCGGGGATTCCAGCGCATCCGTAAAGCGATCGACCCTCCCGGCAAGGTGAAGCCGGACTGGCAGATCATCAGTGAAGTGTCTACGGCCATGGGTTACCCGATGGCTTATAAGAATTCCGAGGAAATCTGGGATGAGATGCGGAAGCTGTGTCCAAGCTTCGCCGGAGCCAGCTACAGCAAGATGGAAGCACTTGGAGGAGTTCAGTGGCCGTGTCCTTCCGAGGATCATCCGGGGACCCCTTACCTGTACGAAGGGAACCGATTTACCACGCCAAGCGGCAAAGGACAGCTGTTCGCCTGTGAATGGAGAGCCCCGCTGGAGCAGCCGGATGCCGATTATCCTTTGACCCTCTCCACAGTCCGGGAGGTTGGGCATTATTCCGTGCGCACGATGACCGGCAATTGCCGGGCGCTCAGCCAGCTGTCCGATGAGCCGGGGAACATCCAGATCAGTCTGGAGGATGCGGCGGAGCATGGCATAGCGGACGGCCAATTGGTGCAGGTCTATTCCCGGCGGGGCCAAATCATGGCCAGGGCGCAGGTCAGCGGCCGGATCAAAAAAGGTGCAACCTACATGACCTATCATTTCTGGATCGGGGCCTGCAATGAGCTGACGGTTGATTATCTGGACCCTGTCTCCAAGACACCGGAATTTAAATACTGCGCGATACGGCTTGAAGCAATATCTGACCAGGCACAGGCCGAAGCTTCGATCCGCAAACAGTACGCGGAGCTGAGAAAGCAGATGCTGGTGGGGGCGGTACCGGAATGA
- a CDS encoding Na-translocating system protein MpsC family protein — protein MSEADFEYQEKIRRLAVKIVKHYRGKGPENVKVKLDNESQITIEIKGILSSLSEILLKEGAADLVTEYWKVLKPYLERGFMEEMIETVGCRFSYSWRLCDLNHEGRSVIIQLNKSV, from the coding sequence ATGTCTGAGGCTGATTTTGAATACCAGGAGAAGATTAGAAGACTTGCCGTGAAGATTGTGAAGCATTACCGGGGGAAAGGGCCGGAGAATGTGAAGGTGAAGCTGGATAATGAGTCGCAGATCACTATTGAGATCAAGGGGATACTCTCCAGTCTGTCGGAGATTCTGCTTAAGGAGGGCGCGGCTGATCTTGTTACGGAGTACTGGAAGGTGCTGAAGCCTTATTTGGAGCGCGGTTTTATGGAGGAAATGATAGAGACAGTAGGCTGCAGGTTTTCATATTCTTGGAGACTTTGCGATCTGAATCATGAAGGCCGGAGCGTCATCATACAACTTAATAAATCGGTTTGA
- the gnd gene encoding phosphogluconate dehydrogenase (NAD(+)-dependent, decarboxylating) → MKVGLIGLGKMGANLGQNLLDHGHGVVAFDVNREAVAELESKGAAAAGSLAELISKLEPPRIAWIMVPHAFVDSVIEELAPLLSKGDIIIEAGNSHFNESIRRHGELAQQGIYFLDAGTSGGMEGARNGACYMVGGDEEAWAVTEPVFRDTAVPNGYLFAGKPGSGHFLKMVHNGIEYGMMAAIGEGFEVLDKSGFDYNFEQVARVWNNGSVIRSWLMELVERAFSKDARLDEIKGVMHSSGEGRWTLETAFDLQAATPVIAMALLMRYRSLETDTFTGKVVAALRNEFGGHAVETKE, encoded by the coding sequence ATGAAAGTCGGATTGATAGGATTAGGAAAAATGGGCGCCAATCTGGGACAGAATCTGCTGGACCATGGACACGGGGTTGTTGCGTTTGATGTAAACCGGGAGGCGGTTGCGGAGCTTGAGTCCAAAGGTGCGGCTGCAGCAGGCAGTCTGGCCGAGCTGATCTCCAAGCTGGAGCCGCCGCGGATCGCCTGGATTATGGTGCCGCATGCGTTTGTCGACTCTGTAATTGAAGAACTGGCGCCATTGTTATCCAAGGGAGACATTATTATTGAGGCCGGGAATTCTCACTTTAATGAATCTATCCGCCGCCACGGGGAGCTTGCGCAGCAGGGAATCTACTTCCTGGATGCAGGAACTTCCGGCGGAATGGAAGGCGCGCGTAATGGAGCATGTTACATGGTCGGAGGCGATGAGGAAGCCTGGGCAGTTACAGAGCCGGTTTTCAGGGACACTGCTGTCCCGAACGGATATTTGTTTGCCGGCAAGCCGGGCAGCGGACATTTTCTGAAAATGGTCCATAACGGGATTGAATACGGGATGATGGCTGCCATTGGTGAGGGCTTCGAGGTGCTGGATAAAAGCGGGTTCGATTATAATTTTGAACAAGTGGCGCGGGTGTGGAACAATGGTTCCGTGATCCGCTCATGGCTGATGGAACTGGTGGAACGCGCTTTTTCCAAGGATGCCAGGCTGGATGAGATTAAAGGGGTTATGCACTCGTCCGGGGAAGGCCGATGGACGCTGGAAACTGCATTCGATCTGCAGGCTGCAACACCTGTCATCGCTATGGCGCTCCTGATGCGGTACCGGTCGCTGGAGACGGACACCTTCACCGGCAAAGTCGTTGCAGCCCTGCGCAATGAGTTCGGCGGCCATGCTGTGGAAACGAAGGAATAA
- a CDS encoding discoidin domain-containing protein, whose protein sequence is MTLFTVNSSGNGAGPVTGVTVKNITVRDIGESYAKIEGQEGALITNLTFENVYMPGSTTPATTLQEMNFTDRAYYGGVTILPVQNPEPAPAPRTNLARLHPAVISSNDNAVDSAPLAFDGNLSTRAGTKRAVDPGWLQVDLGSMKTINEVHLYWDTAYGKSYQIQISGNGTDWTLVYTTDGKGGLEKITFNPVQTRYVRMYGTERATQYGYSLREFEVYGP, encoded by the coding sequence ATGACCCTCTTCACAGTGAACAGCAGCGGCAATGGGGCCGGACCCGTGACCGGTGTAACCGTCAAAAACATCACGGTGCGTGATATTGGCGAGAGTTACGCCAAGATCGAGGGCCAGGAAGGTGCCCTGATTACAAACCTTACCTTTGAGAACGTGTACATGCCAGGGTCAACCACTCCGGCAACCACGCTGCAGGAGATGAACTTCACCGACCGGGCTTATTATGGCGGGGTTACTATTCTGCCTGTGCAAAATCCGGAGCCGGCGCCGGCGCCAAGAACTAATCTGGCGCGGCTGCACCCGGCGGTCATCTCCTCGAACGACAATGCGGTGGATTCGGCGCCGCTGGCCTTCGACGGGAATCTGTCGACGCGGGCAGGCACCAAACGTGCTGTTGATCCGGGTTGGCTGCAGGTAGATCTTGGCAGCATGAAGACCATTAATGAAGTGCATTTGTATTGGGACACGGCGTACGGAAAAAGTTATCAGATCCAGATATCGGGCAATGGAACAGACTGGACACTTGTATACACCACTGACGGTAAAGGCGGACTGGAGAAAATCACCTTCAATCCAGTCCAGACCCGCTATGTAAGAATGTACGGGACCGAAAGGGCGACACAATATGGCTACTCCCTCCGGGAGTTCGAGGTGTACGGACCGTAA
- a CDS encoding AraC family transcriptional regulator, with translation MKQLFEPVIFTDRKSLIWDYQIYTDDHYKGYYHWHQCCEVMYVHGGQGNVVVNQQMYEIRSGMLFFFQPYQLHRIYSEVSRECPFVRTIFYIDPHTAENLLLGFAKRKAVFSALWQGENTSCGFDLSGSAEAVDWIYKNYNQCRNSAVEEDTEDITMMLLQLLSCLGTGENSLIQPEERRNLRYSEQIMDWIEEHYQEEVNLEQLAAETHLSKSYVSRVFHQETGGRLVDYLTARRIKQACRLLSTTDLPVEQIGIAVGFPNASYFNQLFKRVLGTTPLKYRKNN, from the coding sequence ATGAAACAGCTGTTCGAACCAGTCATTTTTACGGACCGCAAGTCGCTGATTTGGGACTATCAGATATATACTGACGATCATTACAAAGGGTACTACCATTGGCACCAGTGCTGCGAGGTCATGTACGTTCACGGCGGCCAGGGCAATGTTGTCGTGAACCAGCAGATGTACGAGATCCGCTCCGGGATGCTGTTCTTTTTTCAGCCCTACCAGCTGCACCGGATTTATTCCGAGGTTTCCCGCGAGTGTCCTTTTGTGCGTACAATTTTTTATATCGATCCGCACACCGCCGAGAATCTGCTGTTGGGCTTTGCCAAACGCAAGGCGGTCTTCTCCGCTCTTTGGCAGGGCGAGAATACCTCTTGCGGTTTTGATCTGAGCGGCAGCGCCGAAGCGGTTGATTGGATCTACAAGAATTACAACCAGTGCCGCAACAGCGCCGTGGAGGAAGACACCGAGGATATTACGATGATGCTCCTTCAGCTGCTGAGCTGTCTCGGAACCGGGGAGAACTCCCTCATTCAACCGGAGGAGCGGCGGAACCTCCGCTATTCCGAGCAGATTATGGACTGGATCGAGGAGCACTACCAGGAAGAAGTCAACCTGGAGCAGCTTGCCGCCGAGACACATTTGTCCAAGTCCTATGTCTCCAGAGTCTTTCATCAGGAAACGGGCGGACGCCTGGTGGACTACCTAACGGCCCGGCGGATCAAACAGGCTTGCCGTTTGCTTAGTACAACCGATTTGCCGGTGGAACAAATTGGCATCGCAGTCGGTTTTCCGAACGCTTCCTACTTCAACCAGCTCTTCAAAAGAGTCCTCGGAACCACACCCCTGAAGTACAGAAAAAATAATTAA
- a CDS encoding glycoside hydrolase family 88 protein, producing the protein MSTAYWQEIMDKLDTKVTRMARQIGGKCPHYAGEDGKYDDMASDWWTTGFWPGLLWIMHDMTGKELYKEAAWHWDATLEEWFVKPTVELHHDVGFQFLPTAVIKHKLTGDEDGLRRGIEAANFLAARYNPVGKFIRAWNEDKYGWVIIDCMLNISLLFWASKVTGDPRYKHIAVSHAETAMQYGVREDGSTKHILSFDAETGAYIENFGGQGYSPESCWSRGAAWGLYGFVNTYRHTGDERFLNTAKRIAHYFIAALPDDQVPYWDFRTGDDGRKYKDSSAAAIAASGLLELADIAPPGEKSLYANAAERILRSLTENYATWDQPEHEAVLTKGTGSGDSFIEVSLIYADYYYIEAVAKLNGWKHRIF; encoded by the coding sequence ATGAGCACAGCCTATTGGCAGGAAATTATGGACAAACTGGATACGAAGGTAACACGCATGGCCCGACAAATCGGCGGCAAATGTCCGCATTATGCCGGTGAAGACGGCAAATACGATGATATGGCTTCCGACTGGTGGACCACCGGCTTCTGGCCCGGCCTCCTCTGGATCATGCATGATATGACCGGAAAAGAATTATATAAAGAAGCCGCCTGGCATTGGGACGCGACTCTGGAGGAATGGTTCGTTAAACCGACGGTGGAACTGCATCATGATGTGGGTTTTCAGTTTCTGCCTACAGCCGTCATCAAACATAAGCTGACCGGTGACGAGGATGGTCTGCGCAGAGGAATTGAGGCCGCAAATTTCCTGGCTGCGCGCTATAATCCCGTAGGCAAGTTCATCCGCGCCTGGAATGAAGACAAATATGGCTGGGTTATCATCGACTGTATGCTGAACATCTCGCTGCTCTTCTGGGCCAGCAAGGTTACCGGCGATCCGCGATACAAGCATATTGCAGTCAGCCATGCGGAAACTGCCATGCAGTACGGTGTCCGCGAGGATGGCTCTACGAAGCATATCCTTTCCTTCGACGCGGAGACCGGCGCTTATATAGAGAACTTCGGCGGACAGGGGTATTCGCCGGAATCCTGCTGGAGCCGCGGGGCCGCTTGGGGACTGTACGGATTCGTCAATACGTACCGCCATACCGGGGATGAACGCTTCTTGAATACCGCCAAACGGATCGCCCATTACTTCATCGCTGCGCTCCCTGACGATCAGGTTCCCTACTGGGATTTCCGTACCGGAGATGACGGGCGCAAGTACAAGGACAGTTCCGCTGCAGCTATTGCCGCTTCCGGCCTGCTGGAGCTTGCCGATATTGCCCCGCCGGGGGAAAAGAGCCTGTACGCCAATGCGGCGGAACGAATTCTCCGCTCACTGACAGAGAATTATGCCACTTGGGATCAGCCGGAGCATGAAGCGGTCCTCACCAAAGGAACAGGCAGCGGAGATTCCTTCATTGAAGTCTCCCTGATCTATGCAGACTACTACTATATTGAAGCTGTAGCGAAGCTAAACGGATGGAAGCACCGGATATTTTAG
- a CDS encoding DUF4180 domain-containing protein translates to MKIESIQKEQQGYILCRPDDHPLRTEQDVLDLISVCFEHNSYKLLLHEGTLSDEFYNLRTGLAGTALQKLINYHIKAAAVIRTEETTQGRFKELLTELNKGEDFRVFVSETEALAWLLG, encoded by the coding sequence ATGAAAATCGAATCCATTCAAAAAGAACAACAGGGCTATATCCTCTGCCGCCCTGATGATCATCCGCTGCGCACAGAGCAGGATGTGCTCGATCTTATCTCGGTGTGCTTTGAGCATAACAGCTATAAACTGCTGCTTCACGAAGGAACGCTCTCTGACGAATTTTATAATCTCAGAACAGGGCTTGCAGGAACAGCCCTGCAGAAATTGATCAACTATCACATCAAGGCTGCAGCCGTAATCCGCACTGAGGAGACCACTCAAGGCAGATTCAAAGAACTGCTGACCGAATTGAACAAAGGCGAGGACTTCCGGGTGTTTGTCAGTGAGACAGAGGCATTGGCTTGGCTGTTGGGCTAG